Below is a window of Flavobacterium cyclinae DNA.
AAGAGTTAGAACATTTTGCTTATGTTATTTCACATGATTTACAAGAACCTTTACGAATGATAACAGGTTTTTTAACCAAAATAGAAAAGAAATACAATGATGTCCTTGATGATAAAGGAAAACAATACATCTTTTTTGCAGTAGATGGAGCAAAGAGAATGAAAAAAATTATTCTTGATATTTTAGAATTTTCTAAAGCAGGAAAATACACAGAAGAAAAAGAATTAATTGATTTGAATGAAGTTGTAGAGGAAATTAAAGGTTTTTATACTAATAGTTATCCAAATGGTTTATTAACATATGAAAAATTACCGGTAATTAAATCTTATAAATCACCCGTATTTCAAGTTTTTCAAAATTTAATTGGAAATGCATTTAAATATTCAAAGCCAAATGAAATACCATTCATAAGAGTAAAAGTCATTGAAATTACAAATGATAATGTAACAATTGCCATAACTGATAACGGAATTGGAATAGAGCAAGAATATTTAGACAAAATATTTGTTATTTTTCAAAGATTAGAGAATGATATTCACATTAAAGGAACTGGAATTGGTTTAGCAATTGTTAAAAAAATTGTAGAACGTTTAGGCGGCACAATATGGGTTAAATCTGTAAAAAATGTTGGAAGCACCTTTTATTTTACACTTCCAATTAAATGATAATTAATACTCTGATTGAATTTTTATACATATTTTAATATAAAATCAAAAAAAATAACATCTATTTATAAAATTTTTATAAATTTATAAATCACAAAACAGATTAATTGCTTATGAAAAACTTACATATTTTACTTGTAGAGGATAATGAAGGAGATATCATTCTAACTCAAGAGGCTTTTGAAGAATGCGACTTCAAAACTAGTATTCATGTTGCTAGAAATGGTAAAGAAGCAATTACGTATTTGTTTGAAGATTGTGCTTCACTTAATCTTCCAGACTTAATTCTTTTAGATATTAATTTACCTTTATTAAATGGTCATGAAGTATTAAAAAAAATTAAAGAAAACGAAAAAACAAAGCACATTCCTGTTGTCATGCTAACTACTTCTTCAGCATCAACAGATGTTAACTTAACATATGCTAATCATGCAAATAGTTTTATTTCTAAACCATCTGAAGTTGACGATTTTTTTGAAACAATTTGTACGTTAGGAAAATTTTGGTTCGATACTTGTAAACTTCCAGAGGCAAAATAATATGATTCCTGAGAAAATATATAATATTTTAGTATTAGAAGATAATTTTGGTGATTTCTATCTTCTAAAAGAATATCTTGAAGAATGCTTACCATATGTAAATGTTGTTCAAATGGAACATTTTAAAGATTTAGAAGAACAAAATTCAATTGATACATTCGATTATATTTTTTTAGACATGTCACTTCCTGATAAAAGTGGTGAAGAATTAATACAAGAAGTCCTTAATATAGCCAAAACAATTCCTGTGATAGCATTAACAGGCTTTTCAGATCAATCTTTTTCAAAAAAAGCACTGGAACTTGGCGTTACAGAATACTTATTAAAAGACGACTTAAATAGTATTGAATTACAAAATAAAATTTTCGACAAAGAGAATGGTATTTTGTGCTAATTCAAAAATAAATTAATTAGGTTTGGAATAAAATAGGGAAAACCATCCCATCATTCTACCTGTAAATTCTGTAAATGCTTCTTTTCTTTTTGAAGTTGTAATAACATTTGTTCCTCTAATTACAGCCAATAACAAAGTAATTGAATGCCATTTGAACTTAGATTTTAAAGAAGGTTTTGGATGTTTTACACGCCAAACATACCATCCATTTCGTACCACCATTTTACCATATTGATATTGATTTGGACGTCCAGCTGCATCATGATGGTGTTCTAAATTTGCCGCTGTATTTAAATAAAGTTTACCAACTTTAGATACCCGAAGTGTAAAATCAGCATCTTCATACAAACCATAACCTTCAAAATAGGTAGAAAACTGAAATTGTTCAAAAACCGATTTTCTAAAGGAAGCAACACCTCCCATTAATTGCTCTACAGGATACACTTTTCCTGATGGTGGTAAAAACCCAACACTTCTTCCGTGAGAAAATTCTGGAGCGTATCCAGGCGGAACATCGCTATCTAAACCTAATTTTTTTCTCGAAATAAATCGAGCTCCATCTTTTCTGGTATATCCATCAAAATAAAACTCATCAATTTTTGGTTGATAGTTCTCCCCTACATATTGCCAAGATACTTCATTTGTTATATAGCCACCCACTCCTAAAGCATCGGGATGAATTACATAAGCGCTAATGATTTCTTCAAAATAATTGTTTGCTAAGACGGTATCATCATCTAAAAAACAAATAACATCACTTGTTTTAGAAACTCTTGCAATTCCATAATTACGCTGTTTGGTTAATCCCCTATCAGCTGGAGAAACTTTAAAATAAACCAAATTTTCAAATGAGTTTTGCTCTAGCATGTGAAAAGTAGCATCATCTGGCGAACCATCCACAATTAAAATTTCATTAGGATACATCGTTTGTAACCTTACCGATTCAAGTAAAGTTAACAATGCATGAGGGCGCTTATAGGTACAAATAATGAGACTAAAGTTCATTTCTTTTTTTTAATTCATTAGCCCATTTTAAACTTACAGCCCATTTCTTTTTAAAAAGAGTGAGGTAAGTAAATGGATTTTTAACAGCTTGAACACGATAAAATTTAAAAAATAAAGTAGTTCTATACCCCATAATTTGTTGTTTTGTTTTATGTAAAAGAGAAAACAACATAATTGTAGGTGATGGTTTTGGCGCTAGAGGTTCGTTGTGCCAATCTAATACTGGCTTTGTTCTAAACCCTCCAATAGGAGCTTTTAAGTGCAAAATATTAGGTTCTGGCAAATAAATAACGTCATATCCTTTATTTCTAATTTGCATACCAAAATCTGTATCTTCTCCAAAACCAAATTCGTAAGCCATTCCAAAAGACAAACCATCAAGTACTTCTGAATACACCAAAGAGCAACCAGAACCAAAACTCGACCATTGGATTATGGAATTCATGGTCTTTTTTTCATTAGCTTGTAAGCAACTTAAATTAATTACTTTAGTTTTTAATTTTGCTGCCATTTGAAGCGAAGAATAAATAAAATCTTTTTCAATCCTAATATCGTCATCAGCCATAAATACCCAATCACTTGATATGTGTGTTAATGCTAAATTTCTTGCATTACAAGCTCCTGATTGATGTATAAACTCATGCTTAATTTCAAAAGGCCATTTTTCATTTGTAATAAAATCCAATTCAGACTTACTATCTTCTAAAGGATTTTGTTCAATAATGATAACTTTTTTTGGCAAATGAGTTTGATTACTTAAATCTTGAAGTACATCGTATAAATATTTTTTTCTTCCAATTGTGGGAATTACAACATCTACTGAAAGCTTGCTACAATCAAAAATTGGAGAGTTGCCTTCATTAAAAACAAGTTGTTTTGAAAATGACTTTTTTGAAACAAAAAAAGTTTGAAATAAAGAAAGAAAAGCAATTTTTCTTTCGTTAAGGTATAAATTCAAAAAAAGAAGAAATATCCAAACCGTTTTATAATGCTCTTTAATAAAAACAAACATAGTACTTAAACTGGCTTGAAATATTTCTAGTGGAACTGTTTCATTAGGATTTAACACCAATTTAGGTTCAGAATAACAGAACAAACCTTCAGCTTGATAGGTTTTTGCAATACGATTTAAAGTATAATCAAAATTATCTGAATTCCATATTTGAGAATCTATTTGCGATAAAAAAGAAGTATGAACTCCTCCTACATAACTAGACATTTGCCAAGTAGGATATGTACCATTTTTATTGATTTTTATAAAAATAGAATCTTCAACATAACCAATAGAATTTGGGAAATAATTCCCGTTAGGCAAATACGACATCATTTTTCTTTCCAAGTCAAATAGCTGAGGAAAAGAGGACCATGCTACATTAGTATAAGCAAGTTTATGACACCAAACTAATAAATGATTTGGATATTGCTCAACTAAAGCAGGAAGTACACTTGTAACTTTTTTACCGTTATAGGAAGCAACTTCAATTTCATCAATTAATAACTGAGTAACATTATTTTGATCATGAACTATTACAATCATTTCTTTACGTATTTTTTGTAAAAAGTTATACTTTGCTCAGCAATTAATCTATTAGCAAAAACATTTTGTATTTTTTGAGCCGCATTTATACCAAAGGTAGTATTTTGAATTTCATTATCCAATACATCTAAAATAGCATTAGCATACTCTTCATGATCCTTTGGATGAACTAAAGTTCCTTCTTTTTGTGTTGTTATGACTTCAGGCCCCCAACCAATATTAGAAGCAACAATTGCTTTTTGCATTGCCATTGCTTCTAACCAAGAAACAGGTAAAGCTTCGGCAAATGTAGGAAAAACACAAACACTAGCTTTTGCAATATGAGCACGAACTTCCTCATAAGGAACACCACCTAAATAACTTACATTACGTAAAGCTTCCGGAGTAAATAAGGGTTGCATCAATTCCCAAGTCGAGCTGCTTCCTGTTAATATATCTGCAGAATCGCGGCCAACTAAAAGGAGTTGGGCTTTTGGATTTTTCAAAAAAACTCGATTAAAAATTAACGGTAATTCTAATAAGCCTTTTTTACGAATTAATGTTCCGAAATATAAAATGGTATTACTTTCCTTTTGAATTGTATTGTCGGGTTTAAAATTTTCTGGATTAATTCCGTTTGGAATAACTGCAAATGGAATTTGTAATCCAAATAACTCATTGGTTTTATCTGCAGTAAATTGGCTTACTGAAATATGACCATCCGCCTTTTTTAAAGCTCTTTTTTCATGAAACTTATTGATCCATTTTACCGGACGATTGTCTAAATGACAGAAATAAGTATCACTTCCATTCAACCGAATAACTAAAGGACATTTTTTAGGTTGAATAAAAGAGGATATTCCGGTCCAATCGGGAGCTTCAACAATATCTATAGCTTCCGAATAGTATAAATCATCTATTATGCTTTGAATTTTTTTTCTGGTAAAAAACCAAGACAATCCTTTAATCTTAATATTTTTTATCAATTGAATGGTGATTCCCGAAGCATCAAAAACAGCATCTTCTTTTTGACAATAAACTAAAATTCTAACAGTATGTCCTAAATCTGTTAAGCTTTCAGCTAAGTTTTTTATACTGGTTCCTATCCCACCCGAATTACCAGTTCGACTATGAGGATATTCTGGAGTCAAGAATGCTATTTTCATTTTATTTTTTTAATTCTTCACAAAATGCTAAAGTACAAAAATCTCTGCCTTTACTATTTACGTGAATGTTATCATAAAACAAATCTTCAGGTAATATCGTTGAATGATTTATTATTTTAAATTCGTTGATTGAAGGAAATTCAACAACAGTTCTATATATGGGCGACTGATATACAATTAACTCAATTTTGTTTTCTTCGCACAACTTTTTAATTTTTAAAAAAGAAGGATTGTTAAATTGAGGTCTAGAGGTTGCTAATTTGGTATCATACAAATTGTTTTCAATTTGAGGATACGTATAATTGCCTTTTTCGTCAAATCGATTTCTTTTATTAGGCTTCAAAAAAGCATAAATTGAAGGATAAAACAATTCGTTATTATAATAACTAACACCTAATATTGGAAAATACTTAGAATAAGTTAAAACTTTTAATCCTTTTACTTCTAATCGGTTGTAATAATTATAAATCAATGTATCCTGAACTTCAGTTAAAAATCGATAATCATTATTATTCAATTCAACTGTAGAATTATGAATATCACCAGGGGTTACACATAAAATTAACTGCTTTGTGGATTTACCTAGTGATAAAAAATATTGCAGCATAAGATAATGTGAACTCAATGAAGTATCATCCATACTAATATTTAATCCTGAAGTTTGTAATTTTTTATCAATTAATTTGGTATCTAATGTAGTTAATCCTGTACTAGAACCTAAAACAACATAATCAAAATGAGTTGTTGTAACTCCATTTTTAACAAATTGATTTTTATACAATTGGGATTTCCCTAAAACATACAACGACAAGAAAGCGATTCCATTTCCAATTAACAAAATGAAAAAAGTATAAATCGCTATTTTATAAAGAAACTTTTTCATTAGAATTGAAAATAAATAAAGTCCATTTGATTTTTAAAACTTCCCATAAAGAAAATTATCAACACCAAAAACAATGCTTTCAAAGCCGATATTTTAGGAGTCTCTCTTTTTTGGATTACCCAAATAAATTCTTGTATAATCAATAACCCAACAGCCACAACGCTCAAGGCAAAAATCATCAAATTAGCATTTGTACTATAAAATAATGAAATGCCAAAACCTTTTAATTCAAATAAATAAACTAAATATTGAAAGGCGTCAGAAATTGAATTGGCTCTGAAAAAAACCCATCCCACACATACAAGAAAAAAGGTGAAAGCAATTTTCGCAAAATCACGCCATCCATAAGATTTGGTGAGCAAATGACTTCTGTTTACATTAAAAAGCAACAAAGGTAAAAACAATAAGGCATGAAAAAAGCCCCAAAACAAATAAGTCCAATTAGCACCATGCCAAAAGCCACTCACTAAAAATATCACAAACACATTTCTAATTTGCAAAGCTATACTGCCTTTAGAACCTCCTAGAGGAATATAAATATAATCGCGAAACCAAGTTGACAAAGAAATGTGCCAACGACGCCAAAATTCGGCAATATCTCTTGAAAAATAAGGAAACTTAAAATTCACCATTAAATCAAATCCGAATAATTTTGACAGTCCAATTGCAATATCAGAATACCCAGAAAAATCACCATAAATTTGGAACGCAAAAAATACCATTCCAACGAATAACTCACCGCTAGAAAAAGCTTCAGGACTTTCAAAAATTTTAGTTACAAAAAAGGCACAATTATCTGCTACAACAACTTTTTTAAACATTCCCCAAATGATAAGTTTGATACCATCTGCAGCATTTTGATAATCAAAAACTCTCTTCTTGTAAAATTGAGGCAATAAATGAGAAGCTCTTTCAATAGGACCAGCTACTAATTGAGGAAAAAAGGTAACAAAAGCAGCAAAATCTATAAAATTATTTGTGGGTTTCATTTCATTGCGATACACATCAATAGTATAACTCAAAGTTTGAAAAGTGTAAAATGAAATTCCAACTGGAAGTATAATACTCAGTGTAGAAGCTTCAATAGTAATCCCTACACTTGCCCAAGCTGCTATCCAACTGGTAATAAAAAAATTAAAATACTTAAAAAACCCTAACATCCCTAGATTTCCTAAAAGACTTAACCCTAACAGCAATTTCCTTTTAGATGAATTGGTGGTTTTTTGAATGAATAAGGCAACAAAATAATCTAAAATTGTACTAGCAATAATTAACGACAAAAAACGCCAATCCCACCAACCATAAAACACATAACTAGCTACTAAAACTAATAAATTTTGAGCTCGTAAATGATTTTTAAATACAAACCAATACAAGATAAAAACTATAGGAAGAAACAATAAAAATTCTAGGGAATTGAAAAGCATAATTTAGATAATCGTTTTAATTGATTCCCAAATCCTTTCTGATGCCATTTGAGTAGGTTGACAAGTAATTTTTTCCAACCATTTAACAGCCTCACTATTATGACTTTTGGAAAGATTCATTTCAATCAAATTAGCAATTGATTGTGAATCAGAAATCCAAGAAACCGCTTCTTTTGAAGGCATAGAACGAAAATGAACAAATTGATATATTTTATTTACTGACCAATCTTTTTCTTTTTTATTTGTAACATCATAATTGATATACAAACAAGGTTTATTAAAAATTGCAAAATCAAATACCATTGACGAACCTAAATTGATGACCAATTCTGAATGTCTAATTGTATTTACTAAAAGGGAATTATCTTCTGGCAAAGGCAAAACTGTATTCCATCCTTCACCTATCTTTTTCCATTGTGGATTGATAGCAACAATTATGTCTTTATATTCTTCTAAAGTTGCATCATATCGTGATGTAAAATCGACAGGACATCTCCTAAAAATAATTCCTATGTTATGCCCTTTTTGATTAAGTTGTCGAACAGCTTTTGCGGTATCATTAAGATATTGCTGATCATCTGGACAAGTAGTGATATCATCTCCAGAATAACATATGTATTTTTTACTACTATCTAAACCATATTTTTCAAAAAAAATGTCTCTATCTAAAAAAATAGATTCATCAAAATGCGCTTCAAACTGAGGAGTTCCAGTAACTACAATTTGGTTTTCCTTAATTTCTGGATGGTAATGAAGTAATTCTTTTTTCATGTAATCACTCCACACATAATAATAATCGGTTTGAACCACCATGGTTGCTTTTGGCAAATTATCCCAAGAAAATATAAAAGTAGCAGTAGGAATTTGTAAATCTTTAGCAGCTAACAAAGGAGCAATTGCAACTACTGGGCGCTGATTTGTACAAAAAATAAAATCGGGTTGCTCTTTTAGTAACAGCTCTTTACATTTTTTATAATAAGCTGTATTACTTTCTAGTGCATTAATTGTATTTCGCAAACCCAATATTCCTTTTTGATTTGAATAGTTGGAATTTAAATAAGAAACAATTCGATTTTTAATTTTATTTTTTAATCCTTTTGAGCTCGATTTAAAGCGATACGTGTCATAAACCTTATCATTTTCAAGCTTACTATTTTTTGATAAAGACGCCTGAATAATTCCGTTTTTTATAATATCTGTAAAAGGATGTAAAACTGGTTTTTCAAACTTAATTTCTGGAAAATTTAATTCGGTTAAATCAAAAGGTGTATTATTCCAAAATACAATATCATATTCTTGTTTTCCAATTTCGTAGAAATTAGAATAAACAAAATTTCGCAGTCCAACACCATCGGGTAATAATACAAAAACCTTCTTTTTTTTCATTATAATAATTCAACCAAGTTAATCCATTGCCAAATATAAAAACTATTATCTTGATTTCCGTTATTATATGCGCTCCAAATTTGATGAACCTTTTCTTGTTCTACAAAATCCAATTGACTAAATGCATTTATTTTATCCGACATGTAAGCATTCAATTCATTTGCAATCCACTCACGTTGCGGTGTTTGAAGTGGTCTTTTTGGTGCCAAAGCGACTTGATTAGCTAATAATTCTTGACTTATTTGACGCAACATCCATTTGGTATTGCCTTGATTAAACTTTACCTCATCTTTTTGAGCAAATGCTAATTCAACAATACGATAATCTAAAAAGGGTTCTCTTAATTCTGTTCCATGCAACATACTGATACGATCATTAAATCGAAGAGCACGAGGAATTTTTGTATAAAACAAGTCGCGATATTGCATGTTTTGCAATTCAGAAGCAAAGGGTTTAGGATAACAGTCTTTTTCAGCATGAACTCGAAATGAATCTACCAAAACCTCTGGTCTAACAGGAGAAGTTGAAACTCCTTGAATAACACTTCCTGATTGATTAAAATAATAATCGTAACCCGCCCAAGCTTCATCCATACCTTGACCGTCTAATAACACCTTAATTCCTTTTTTACGTGCTTCTTTAAACAACAAACTATAGGCTAATGTAGGGAATCCACCAAAAGGTTCATCTTGATTTTGACTCAACTCTTTAATTAAATCAGGTACAGCTTGAACTTCTAGTAACACTTTATTTAAAAGATACGTTTTATCTTGTAGCAACAATTCTACCCAAGGCAATTCATCATAATTTGAATCATTGCAATAAAAGGTAAAAGCTTCAATATTTTTAGAAACGGGTAAATTTTTATGAATTAACGCAATTAAAGTAGAAGAATCCAAACCTCCACTTACATTCATCCCTAAGTGAACATCAGCTCTAAAACGCAATTGAATGGCATCGTTTAAAAGAACTTCATATTGTTTCTTTAATTCTGATGGTTCTAAAACTGGAGTGTTTTTTATTCTTTGAACAAAGTCGTACCAACACTTCGGTTGAAATGTACTAAGATTTTCTTCAGAAATAATAGCAAAATGACCGGCTGGTAATTGATGTATGCCTTCCCAAAAAGTTTCATTTGGCAAACCATAAGTTCCAAAAGACAAATAATTCACCCAAACTTTTTTATTAGGAAATTTGCTAACACCAGAAGCCCACAAGCTTTTTATTTCACTAGCAAAAGTAAATTGGTGAGCATCAGCATAGAAATAAAAAGGTTTTACACCAAATCTATCTCTAGCAATAAACAAATTTTGTAGTTGTATGTCCCAGATAGCGATTGAGAACATTCCGTTAAGGCGATGCAAAAAGTCAACTCCCCAATGAATGTAAGCATTTAATAAAACCTCAGTATCGGATTGTGTACGAAATTGAAAATATGGAGCTAGTTCGTTTTTTATTTCTAAATAATTATAGATTTCTCCATTAAACACAACTACGTATCTACCACATCTACTCTTCATTGGCTGATTAGCATTTGCAGATAAATCTATAATACTCAATCGGTTATGACCTAAGCTGCATAAAGTATCATGCCATTGTTCTGTTGCATCAGGGCCGCGATGTTGTTGTGCTTCCAACATCTTTTCTAACTTAACTTTTCTGTTATCTAAAGAAAAGTCTGAAGAAAAAACACCTGCAATTCCACACATTATAATAGGGATTTAATTAAGGGTAATTTTGACAAAGCAATTTCCCAATCATTTAAAGTATCAATATTGACATAAAAATCAGGATTATTTTCTAGGTAACTCAATTGATTTCCATAAAAACTTCCTTCTTTAATAACTTCTGTTTTAGTTATATAAACAGATCCATCTCTAAAAAACGCCTTGGGCAACTCTTGTCTTCTTTTTATAATTTCTGCTTCACCCGTTGCAATTTTTAGCAAACCTTCTTCGTTAGGTTCAAATACCCAATGAGGATTAAACTCATGCGGTACAGGCAAAACACTAACTAAAGCATCGGATTTATCATTTATAAATTTTTGAATTGCCTGATCAATAAAGCCATTCATACGAAAAGGAGCTGTAGGTTGTAACAAACAAACAGCATCAAAAAATTCACCTTGCTTTTCAAAAAAAGAAATGGCATGTTGCACTACTTCAATACTAGAAGCCGTGTCTGTTGCCAAATGTTCTGGACGCATAAAAGGAACTTCTATACCAAATTCTTTTGCTACATTCGCAATATCATAACAATCTGTTGAAAGGATTACTTTGCTAAGATATTTAGAGGCCAAAGCTGATTTTGCCGTGTAAGCCAACAAAGGGAATTCACCAAGTAATTTTATATTTTTCCCTGGAACACCTTTTGAACCTCCTCTGGCTGGAATGATACCTAAAATACGCATTAATACATGATTGTTTTATGAAATTGTAAAGGTAATTTTGCTAACAAATCTGCTATTTGCTGACCTGCATCACCTCCTCCATATACATCAGAAGGAACTCTGACTGCTTGAGATTGCACTTCAATAGCTTCTTTAATTGCTTGAACCTGATAAGGAACATCTACCACATTATTTCCCCTATCTCTTTTATTTTGTCTAGAACCAATGTTAACAACAGGCACACCAAGATAAGCACATTCTCTTATTCCAACACTTGAATTCCCAATCAAACAATCGGCATGATTTAATAAATGTAAAAAATCTTGTCCTTCCATATTTTTAAAAAAATGAACATTGGTTAATTGGTGCGTTTCACGGTAAGCACGAATTCCATTAGAAGTACCATCAGCACCTGCATCTACATTAGGCCAAAACCACAAGGTTGGACGATTTAACTGAGTTATCGCCTCTAAAGTAGCTTCAATATGTTTTCTTGAATCTTGGTATTCGTTTGTAACGGGATGTTGCATGACTACTAAATATCCTTTTGATAAATCGGGACTAAATCCAACACCTCCATATTTTTCATAAGGATTAAAAGGCAAAGTTATACTTGATTCTTTAACTCCCTTAGCCAAATCAATTGAAGGACAACCGGTATTAAATACATAAGCTGGATCTTCACCTAATTTAACAACTCTCTCTTTTGCACCATCAGATGCTACAAAATGATAATCGGCCAATTTAGTAATCGAATGTCTTACTTTTTCATCAATATTCCCTGTTACTTCGCCACCTTGAATATGGGCAAGCGGAATATTCATATATGAAGCTGCAATAGCAGTAGCCATAGTTTCAAAACGATCTGCTACTGTAACTACTACATCAGGCATTAAATTATCAAAGACTGTAGAAAGTTCCAAAATTCCAATACCAGTAGTTTTAGCCGCTGCAGTTAAATTTTCACCTTCTAAAACATTGAATACTTTGGCAGAAATTTCAAAGCCATCATTTACAATGTAATTAATTGCCGAACCATATCGATCCAGCAATGCTGAAGCCGCAACAATCAATTGTAGTTCTAAATTTGGATGTTGTTTTATGGCTGAAAGTACTGTTTTTACCCTACTGTATGAAGGCCGTGCAGTAATTACAACTGCTATTTTTCTTTTATTCATTTCCCTTTCACTTCAAAGGGCTAAAAATAAGTAAAATTTATGGAAATTGGGGCGGTTTGTGAATTTTTATAAAATTGAAATTTTGATATAAGTTGAATCTATCATTTCAAGCGAAGTAGAGATTCTGTCAAATCGAGCGAAGTAGAGATAGTTTTAAATAGTTCTCGACTTCGCTCGAAGTGACAATACTAAAATTAAATTTATGAAGGAACTACAAATCTATCGTACCGTACTCAAACTTAATCAAAGAATCCAAACTATCAAATCGAGCAAAGTCGAGACTATCAATTCGAGTGAAGTCCAAACTGTCAAATCAAGCGAAGTCGAGAGTGTCAAATCGAGCGAAGTCGAGATTCTTTATTTTTAAAATGCGTTTCATTCTTACACTCGGCTAAAATCGGCAATAAATCCCATTCTCCATTAATTATCGCTTCCTTTTTAGCGCGACTCCATTTCTTAATTTTCTTTTCAAATGATATTGCTTGATTAGGTTCCAAAAATTCTTGATACCAAACTAACTCTACAGGTCTTCTAGAATAAGTATATGCATCCGAATATTTACCAGCATTGTGCTCCGTAACTCTACGTTCTAAATTTGAAGTAATTCCAACATAATAAGAATTGTCGAAACATTTAAGGATGTAAACAAAATAAAATTTCATGGCGTATATATTTATAATTGTAAAAATAAAAAAAATGTTAATACAATAAAAAAGTCTCGACTGCGCTCGACCTGACAAAAATGTGCTTTGATTGAAATTAATAGAATTACATTTTCTTAAAAACTACTGCTCTGTCAAATCGAGCGAAGTCGAGATGGTTTAAATATTTCTCAACTCCGCTCAAAAAGTCTCGACTGCGCTCGACCTGACAAAAATGTTCTTTTATTGAAATTATTAGGATTACATTTTCTTAAGAATTACCGCTTTGTAAAATCTAGCGAATGCTTGATCCGTCTTTTCGGAATCGAGATGGTTTAAATAGTTCTCGGCTACGCTCAAAAAGTCTCGACTACGCTCGAAGTGAAAATGGTGGAATTAAAAAACATAAAAACTTACTCCAAATCACTTTCATTCAAAAAATCCCACTGATTTAGATTTTTATTTAATTTTTTACCAATAATTTCCTGAAATCGAACAGCATCAATTCCGTATCCTTTTGGTTTTTTTGCTTCTAAATCATTAAATTGCAGCATATGACCTTTTGATAATGCCTTATTCACGGATA
It encodes the following:
- a CDS encoding MBOAT family O-acyltransferase — encoded protein: MLFNSLEFLLFLPIVFILYWFVFKNHLRAQNLLVLVASYVFYGWWDWRFLSLIIASTILDYFVALFIQKTTNSSKRKLLLGLSLLGNLGMLGFFKYFNFFITSWIAAWASVGITIEASTLSIILPVGISFYTFQTLSYTIDVYRNEMKPTNNFIDFAAFVTFFPQLVAGPIERASHLLPQFYKKRVFDYQNAADGIKLIIWGMFKKVVVADNCAFFVTKIFESPEAFSSGELFVGMVFFAFQIYGDFSGYSDIAIGLSKLFGFDLMVNFKFPYFSRDIAEFWRRWHISLSTWFRDYIYIPLGGSKGSIALQIRNVFVIFLVSGFWHGANWTYLFWGFFHALLFLPLLLFNVNRSHLLTKSYGWRDFAKIAFTFFLVCVGWVFFRANSISDAFQYLVYLFELKGFGISLFYSTNANLMIFALSVVAVGLLIIQEFIWVIQKRETPKISALKALFLVLIIFFMGSFKNQMDFIYFQF
- a CDS encoding glycosyltransferase family 2 protein, whose translation is MIVIVHDQNNVTQLLIDEIEVASYNGKKVTSVLPALVEQYPNHLLVWCHKLAYTNVAWSSFPQLFDLERKMMSYLPNGNYFPNSIGYVEDSIFIKINKNGTYPTWQMSSYVGGVHTSFLSQIDSQIWNSDNFDYTLNRIAKTYQAEGLFCYSEPKLVLNPNETVPLEIFQASLSTMFVFIKEHYKTVWIFLLFLNLYLNERKIAFLSLFQTFFVSKKSFSKQLVFNEGNSPIFDCSKLSVDVVIPTIGRKKYLYDVLQDLSNQTHLPKKVIIIEQNPLEDSKSELDFITNEKWPFEIKHEFIHQSGACNARNLALTHISSDWVFMADDDIRIEKDFIYSSLQMAAKLKTKVINLSCLQANEKKTMNSIIQWSSFGSGCSLVYSEVLDGLSFGMAYEFGFGEDTDFGMQIRNKGYDVIYLPEPNILHLKAPIGGFRTKPVLDWHNEPLAPKPSPTIMLFSLLHKTKQQIMGYRTTLFFKFYRVQAVKNPFTYLTLFKKKWAVSLKWANELKKRNEL
- a CDS encoding glycosyltransferase family 4 protein yields the protein MKIAFLTPEYPHSRTGNSGGIGTSIKNLAESLTDLGHTVRILVYCQKEDAVFDASGITIQLIKNIKIKGLSWFFTRKKIQSIIDDLYYSEAIDIVEAPDWTGISSFIQPKKCPLVIRLNGSDTYFCHLDNRPVKWINKFHEKRALKKADGHISVSQFTADKTNELFGLQIPFAVIPNGINPENFKPDNTIQKESNTILYFGTLIRKKGLLELPLIFNRVFLKNPKAQLLLVGRDSADILTGSSSTWELMQPLFTPEALRNVSYLGGVPYEEVRAHIAKASVCVFPTFAEALPVSWLEAMAMQKAIVASNIGWGPEVITTQKEGTLVHPKDHEEYANAILDVLDNEIQNTTFGINAAQKIQNVFANRLIAEQSITFYKKYVKK
- a CDS encoding response regulator; its protein translation is MIPEKIYNILVLEDNFGDFYLLKEYLEECLPYVNVVQMEHFKDLEEQNSIDTFDYIFLDMSLPDKSGEELIQEVLNIAKTIPVIALTGFSDQSFSKKALELGVTEYLLKDDLNSIELQNKIFDKENGILC
- a CDS encoding glycosyltransferase family 2 protein — encoded protein: MNFSLIICTYKRPHALLTLLESVRLQTMYPNEILIVDGSPDDATFHMLEQNSFENLVYFKVSPADRGLTKQRNYGIARVSKTSDVICFLDDDTVLANNYFEEIISAYVIHPDALGVGGYITNEVSWQYVGENYQPKIDEFYFDGYTRKDGARFISRKKLGLDSDVPPGYAPEFSHGRSVGFLPPSGKVYPVEQLMGGVASFRKSVFEQFQFSTYFEGYGLYEDADFTLRVSKVGKLYLNTAANLEHHHDAAGRPNQYQYGKMVVRNGWYVWRVKHPKPSLKSKFKWHSITLLLAVIRGTNVITTSKRKEAFTEFTGRMMGWFSLFYSKPN
- a CDS encoding response regulator, producing MKNLHILLVEDNEGDIILTQEAFEECDFKTSIHVARNGKEAITYLFEDCASLNLPDLILLDINLPLLNGHEVLKKIKENEKTKHIPVVMLTTSSASTDVNLTYANHANSFISKPSEVDDFFETICTLGKFWFDTCKLPEAK